A stretch of Allostreptomyces psammosilenae DNA encodes these proteins:
- a CDS encoding glycoside hydrolase family 6 protein produces the protein MQPEPAPGARRPRLRRALSAAAALLLTSGLVATASGAAVAAEDVSAAARVDNPYVGANVYVNPEWSARAAAEPGGTAVSNQPTFVWLDRRAAINGVNGGMGLRDHLDEAVRQQQQKGGEMVFQVVVYNLPGRDCAALASAGELGPNDLPIYKSEFIDPITQILSDPAYASLRIATIIEVDSLPNLVTNAGGTNTTTPQCEEMKRNGGYVNGIGYALNKLGDIPNVYNYVDVAHHGWLGWDSNFRPAAQLFYQAANAEGATPADVTGFISNTANYSALTEPHFKITDTVNGQTVRQSKWVDWNYYLDELSFVQAFRTELIAQGFPSSIGMLIDTSRNGWGGANRPTGPGPLTSVDAYVNGSRVDRRIHLGNWCNQAGAGLGERPTVAPAAGVDAYVWAKPPGESDGASEEIPNDEGKRFDRMCDPTYTGNARNNFNMSGALGGAPLSGQWFSAQFRELLANAYPPVNGGGNPNPGDTQAPTVPAGLTVTGKTSSSVTLSWTPSTDNVAVTGYDVYRGSTKVNTTPVVGTTFTDSGLSASTAYSYTVRARDAAGNVSAASVAVSVTTDAGGGNPGPTGNVKVQYRNADSSATDNAIRPHLRIANTGTSALNLSTVTARYYFTRDGASSVNVFCDWAQIGCSNIRTNVVNLSTPVNGADAYVEISFTSGSVAAGQNTGDIQLRINKSDWSAFNEANDYSYGTGTSFADAPKIPAYTSGTLAWGTAAA, from the coding sequence ATGCAACCAGAGCCCGCACCCGGGGCGCGCCGCCCGCGCCTTCGACGTGCCCTGAGCGCGGCGGCCGCGCTCTTGCTCACCTCCGGCCTGGTGGCCACCGCGTCCGGCGCGGCCGTCGCCGCCGAGGACGTCTCGGCCGCCGCCCGCGTGGACAACCCGTACGTCGGGGCCAACGTCTACGTGAACCCGGAGTGGTCCGCCCGGGCCGCCGCCGAGCCCGGTGGCACCGCCGTCTCCAACCAGCCGACCTTCGTCTGGCTGGACCGCCGCGCCGCCATCAACGGCGTCAACGGCGGCATGGGGCTGCGCGACCACCTCGACGAGGCGGTGCGCCAGCAGCAGCAGAAGGGCGGTGAGATGGTCTTCCAGGTGGTGGTCTACAACCTGCCTGGCCGTGACTGCGCCGCCCTCGCCTCCGCCGGTGAGCTGGGCCCGAACGACCTGCCGATCTACAAGTCGGAGTTCATCGACCCGATCACGCAGATCCTCTCCGACCCGGCCTACGCCAGCCTGCGGATCGCGACGATCATCGAGGTCGACTCGCTGCCCAACCTGGTCACCAACGCCGGCGGCACCAACACCACCACGCCGCAGTGCGAGGAGATGAAGCGCAACGGCGGCTACGTCAACGGCATCGGGTACGCGCTGAACAAGCTCGGCGACATCCCGAACGTCTACAACTACGTCGACGTGGCCCACCACGGCTGGCTCGGCTGGGACAGCAACTTCCGCCCCGCCGCGCAGCTGTTCTACCAGGCCGCCAACGCCGAGGGCGCCACCCCGGCCGACGTGACCGGCTTCATCAGCAACACCGCGAACTACAGCGCGCTGACCGAGCCCCACTTCAAGATCACCGACACGGTCAACGGCCAGACGGTGCGCCAGTCCAAGTGGGTGGACTGGAACTACTACCTGGACGAGCTGAGCTTCGTGCAGGCGTTCCGCACCGAGCTGATCGCGCAGGGCTTCCCGTCCTCCATCGGCATGCTGATCGACACCTCCCGCAACGGCTGGGGCGGCGCCAACCGGCCCACCGGCCCGGGCCCGCTGACGAGCGTGGACGCCTACGTCAACGGCAGCCGCGTCGACCGCCGGATCCACCTCGGCAACTGGTGCAACCAGGCCGGTGCCGGCCTCGGCGAGCGCCCGACCGTGGCCCCGGCCGCGGGTGTCGACGCCTACGTGTGGGCCAAGCCCCCGGGTGAGTCCGACGGCGCCAGCGAGGAGATCCCGAACGACGAGGGCAAGCGCTTCGACCGGATGTGCGACCCGACCTACACGGGCAACGCACGCAACAACTTCAACATGTCCGGTGCCCTCGGCGGTGCCCCGCTCTCCGGCCAGTGGTTCTCCGCGCAGTTCCGTGAGCTGCTGGCGAACGCCTACCCGCCGGTCAACGGTGGCGGCAACCCGAACCCCGGCGACACCCAGGCCCCGACCGTGCCGGCCGGCCTGACCGTCACCGGCAAGACCTCCTCCAGCGTGACCCTGTCGTGGACCCCCTCCACCGACAACGTGGCGGTCACCGGGTACGACGTCTACCGGGGCAGCACCAAGGTGAACACCACCCCGGTGGTCGGCACCACCTTCACCGACTCGGGCCTGTCGGCCTCCACCGCGTACTCCTACACGGTGCGGGCGCGGGACGCGGCCGGCAACGTCTCCGCGGCCTCCGTCGCGGTCAGCGTGACCACCGACGCCGGTGGCGGCAACCCGGGCCCGACGGGGAACGTGAAGGTGCAGTACCGGAACGCGGACAGTTCGGCGACGGACAACGCGATCCGTCCGCACCTGCGGATCGCGAACACCGGTACCTCGGCGCTGAACCTGTCCACCGTGACGGCCCGGTACTACTTCACCCGGGACGGTGCCAGCTCGGTGAACGTGTTCTGCGACTGGGCGCAGATCGGTTGCTCGAACATCCGGACCAACGTGGTGAACCTGTCCACGCCGGTGAACGGCGCCGACGCCTACGTGGAGATCTCCTTCACCAGCGGCAGTGTCGCCGCCGGCCAGAACACCGGTGACATCCAGCTGCGGATCAACAAGAGCGACTGGTCGGCCTTCAACGAGGCCAACGACTACAGCTACGGCACCGGCACCTCCTTCGCCGACGCCCCGAAGATCCCGGCCTACACCAGCGGCACCCTCGCCTGGGGCACCGCCGCCGCCTGA